In one window of Harpia harpyja isolate bHarHar1 chromosome 11, bHarHar1 primary haplotype, whole genome shotgun sequence DNA:
- the PDE4C gene encoding cAMP-specific 3',5'-cyclic phosphodiesterase 4C isoform X1, translated as MLPGNRCPSRRHSCIGFDLENGPAGRGTLDPQASPGAGLVLQGTFPHGQRRESFLYRSDSDYDLSPKAMSRNSSIASDLHGEDMIVTPFAQVLASLRTVRSNLTHLQDRTGNKRASSSSLPSGSKASLADPLPSRWVPLAEDAHQKLSRETLEELDWCLDQLETLQTRHSVSEMASNKFKRMLNRELTHLSETSRSGNQVSEYISSTFLDKQHEVEIPSALAKDKEKERRKRPMSQISGVRKLTHGSSLTAAGIPRFGVRTDQEGLLAKELEDTNKWGLNVFKVAEYSGNRPLTVIMYSIFQERDLMKTFRIPVNTFITYMLTLEDHYHADVAYHNNIHAADVAQSTHVLLSTPALEAVFTDLEIMAAIFASAIHDVDHPGVSNQFLINTNSELALMYNDASVLENHHLAVGFKLLQEENCDIFQNLSKKQRQSLRKMVIDMVLATDMSKHMNLLADLKTMVETKKVTSLGVLLLDNYSDRIQVLQNMVHCADLSNPTKPLELYRQWTDRIMVEFFRQGDWEREKGMEISPMCDKHTASVEKSQVGFIDFIAHPLWETWADLVHPDAQEILDTLEDNREWYQSMIPRSPSPPPEGPGASPATADKFQFELTLEEEGESDTELEAADSPLDDDNSGSKTPATDDSELADTEHLSPGPGDQDSPVTHPRDVDNRRALEGTLPKDGGGGGCSVLGPEGSQGLCLDTEGNVTFLPLST; from the exons ATGCTGCCGGGCAATCGGTGTCCGTCCCGGAGGCATTCCTGCATCGG CTTTGACCTGGAGAATGGCCCCGCCGGCCGGGGCACGCTGGACCCCCAGGCCAGCCCGGGAGCGGGACTGGTCCTGCAAGGCACCTTCCCCCATGGCCAGCGCCGCGAGTCCTTCCTCTACCGCTCCGACAGCGACTACGACTTGTCCCCAAAAGCCATGTCCCGCAACTCCTCCATCGCCAGCGACCT GCATGGAGAAGACATGATCGTCACGCCGTTTGCCCAG GTCCTGGCCAGCCTCCGCACCGTCCGGAGCAACCTGACGCACCTCCAGGACCGCACCGGCAACAA GCGAGCGTCGAGCAGCAGCCTGCCCTCCGGGAGCAAGGCCAGCCTTGCCG ACCCCTTGCCAAGCCGGTGGGTGCCCCTGGCAGAAGATGCCCATCAGAAGCTCTCGCGGGAGACCCTGGAGGAGCTGGACTGGTGCCTGGACCAGCTGGAGACGTTGCAGACCAGGCACTCGGTCAGCGAGATGGCCTCTAACAAG TTCAAAAGGATGCTGAACCGGGAGCTGACGCACCTCTCGGAGACCAGCCGCTCCGGGAACCAAGTTTCCGAGTACATCTCCAGCACTTTCCTGG ACAAGCAGCATGAGGTGGAGATCCCCTCGGCGCTGGCCAAGGACAAGGAGAAGGAGCGGAGGAAGCGCCCCATGTCCCAGATCAGCGGCGTCAGGAAGCTCACGCACGGCTCCAGCCTTACCGCTGCCGGCATCCCCCGTTTCGGGGTGCGGACGGACCAGGAGGGGCTGCTGGCCAAG gagctggaggacaCCAACAAGTGGGGGCTCAATGTGTTTAAAGTCGCCGAGTACTCGGGCAACCGCCCGCTGACGGTCATCATGTACAGCATCTTCCAG GAGCGCGACCTGATGAAGACCTTCCGCATCCCTGTCAACACCTTCATCACCTACATGCTGACGCTGGAGGACCACTACCACGCTGACGTGGCCTACCACAACAACATCCACGCCGCTGACGTGGCTCAGTCCACCCATGTCCTCCTCTCCACACCTGCGCTGGAG GCTGTCTTCACAGACCTGGAGATCATGGCTGCCATCTTTGCCAGCGCCATCCATGATGTTGACCATCCTGGTGTCTCCAACCAGTTCCTCATCAACACCA ACTCGGAGCTGGCGCTGATGTACAACGACGCCTCAGTGCTGGAGAACCACCATCTGGCCGTGGGCTTCAAGCTTCTCCAGGAGGAGAACTGCGACATCTTCCAAAACCTGAGCAAGAAGCAGAGGCAGTCACTCCGCAAAATGGTCATCGACATG GTGCTGGCCACGGACATGTCCAAGCACATGAATCTGCTGGCGGATTTGAAAACCATGGTGGAGACCAAGAAGGTGACCAGCctgggggtgctgctgctggacaACTACTCGGACCGGATCCAG GTCCTGCAGAATATGGTGCACTGCGCCGACCTCAGCAACCCCACGAAGCCGCTGGAGTTGTACCGGCAATGGACCGACCGCATCATGGTGGAGTTCTTCCGCCAAGGCGATTGGGAACGGGAGAAAGGGATGGAGATCAGCCCCATGTGCGACAAGCACACCGCCTCTGTGGAGAAGTCCCAG GTGGGCTTCATCGACTTCATCGCCCACCCGCTGTGGGAGACGTGGGCCGACCTGGTGCACCCCGATGCCCAGGAGATCCTGGACACGCTGGAGGACAACCGGGAATGGTACCAGAGCATGATCCCGCGCAGCCCGTCCCCACCGCCCGAGGGACCTGGAGCGTCCCCCGCCACCGCCGACAAGTTCCAGTTCGAGCTGAcgctggaggaggagggtgagtCGGACACGGAGCTGGAAGCGGCCGACAGCCCCTTGGATGATGACAACAGCGGCTCCAAGACACCAGCCACAGACGACTCAGAGTTGGCCGACACCGAGCATCTGTCACCCGGCCCTGGGGACCAAGATTCACCTGTCACCCACCCCAGGGACGTGGACAACCGGCGGGCGCTGGAGGGGACGCTGCCGAAGGATGGCGGTGGCGGCGGGTGCTCGGTGCTGGGGCCCGAGGGCAGCCAGGGCCTGTGCTTGGACACAGAGGGCAACGTCACATTCCTGCCCCTGAGCACGTAG
- the PDE4C gene encoding cAMP-specific 3',5'-cyclic phosphodiesterase 4C isoform X3, with protein sequence MLPGNRCPSRRHSCIGFDLENGPAGRGTLDPQASPGAGLVLQGTFPHGQRRESFLYRSDSDYDLSPKAMSRNSSIASDLHGEDMIVTPFAQVLASLRTVRSNLTHLQDRTGNKRASSSSLPSGSKASLADAHQKLSRETLEELDWCLDQLETLQTRHSVSEMASNKFKRMLNRELTHLSETSRSGNQVSEYISSTFLDKQHEVEIPSALAKDKEKERRKRPMSQISGVRKLTHGSSLTAAGIPRFGVRTDQEGLLAKELEDTNKWGLNVFKVAEYSGNRPLTVIMYSIFQERDLMKTFRIPVNTFITYMLTLEDHYHADVAYHNNIHAADVAQSTHVLLSTPALEAVFTDLEIMAAIFASAIHDVDHPGVSNQFLINTNSELALMYNDASVLENHHLAVGFKLLQEENCDIFQNLSKKQRQSLRKMVIDMVLATDMSKHMNLLADLKTMVETKKVTSLGVLLLDNYSDRIQVLQNMVHCADLSNPTKPLELYRQWTDRIMVEFFRQGDWEREKGMEISPMCDKHTASVEKSQVGFIDFIAHPLWETWADLVHPDAQEILDTLEDNREWYQSMIPRSPSPPPEGPGASPATADKFQFELTLEEEGESDTELEAADSPLDDDNSGSKTPATDDSELADTEHLSPGPGDQDSPVTHPRDVDNRRALEGTLPKDGGGGGCSVLGPEGSQGLCLDTEGNVTFLPLST encoded by the exons ATGCTGCCGGGCAATCGGTGTCCGTCCCGGAGGCATTCCTGCATCGG CTTTGACCTGGAGAATGGCCCCGCCGGCCGGGGCACGCTGGACCCCCAGGCCAGCCCGGGAGCGGGACTGGTCCTGCAAGGCACCTTCCCCCATGGCCAGCGCCGCGAGTCCTTCCTCTACCGCTCCGACAGCGACTACGACTTGTCCCCAAAAGCCATGTCCCGCAACTCCTCCATCGCCAGCGACCT GCATGGAGAAGACATGATCGTCACGCCGTTTGCCCAG GTCCTGGCCAGCCTCCGCACCGTCCGGAGCAACCTGACGCACCTCCAGGACCGCACCGGCAACAA GCGAGCGTCGAGCAGCAGCCTGCCCTCCGGGAGCAAGGCCAGCCTTGCCG ATGCCCATCAGAAGCTCTCGCGGGAGACCCTGGAGGAGCTGGACTGGTGCCTGGACCAGCTGGAGACGTTGCAGACCAGGCACTCGGTCAGCGAGATGGCCTCTAACAAG TTCAAAAGGATGCTGAACCGGGAGCTGACGCACCTCTCGGAGACCAGCCGCTCCGGGAACCAAGTTTCCGAGTACATCTCCAGCACTTTCCTGG ACAAGCAGCATGAGGTGGAGATCCCCTCGGCGCTGGCCAAGGACAAGGAGAAGGAGCGGAGGAAGCGCCCCATGTCCCAGATCAGCGGCGTCAGGAAGCTCACGCACGGCTCCAGCCTTACCGCTGCCGGCATCCCCCGTTTCGGGGTGCGGACGGACCAGGAGGGGCTGCTGGCCAAG gagctggaggacaCCAACAAGTGGGGGCTCAATGTGTTTAAAGTCGCCGAGTACTCGGGCAACCGCCCGCTGACGGTCATCATGTACAGCATCTTCCAG GAGCGCGACCTGATGAAGACCTTCCGCATCCCTGTCAACACCTTCATCACCTACATGCTGACGCTGGAGGACCACTACCACGCTGACGTGGCCTACCACAACAACATCCACGCCGCTGACGTGGCTCAGTCCACCCATGTCCTCCTCTCCACACCTGCGCTGGAG GCTGTCTTCACAGACCTGGAGATCATGGCTGCCATCTTTGCCAGCGCCATCCATGATGTTGACCATCCTGGTGTCTCCAACCAGTTCCTCATCAACACCA ACTCGGAGCTGGCGCTGATGTACAACGACGCCTCAGTGCTGGAGAACCACCATCTGGCCGTGGGCTTCAAGCTTCTCCAGGAGGAGAACTGCGACATCTTCCAAAACCTGAGCAAGAAGCAGAGGCAGTCACTCCGCAAAATGGTCATCGACATG GTGCTGGCCACGGACATGTCCAAGCACATGAATCTGCTGGCGGATTTGAAAACCATGGTGGAGACCAAGAAGGTGACCAGCctgggggtgctgctgctggacaACTACTCGGACCGGATCCAG GTCCTGCAGAATATGGTGCACTGCGCCGACCTCAGCAACCCCACGAAGCCGCTGGAGTTGTACCGGCAATGGACCGACCGCATCATGGTGGAGTTCTTCCGCCAAGGCGATTGGGAACGGGAGAAAGGGATGGAGATCAGCCCCATGTGCGACAAGCACACCGCCTCTGTGGAGAAGTCCCAG GTGGGCTTCATCGACTTCATCGCCCACCCGCTGTGGGAGACGTGGGCCGACCTGGTGCACCCCGATGCCCAGGAGATCCTGGACACGCTGGAGGACAACCGGGAATGGTACCAGAGCATGATCCCGCGCAGCCCGTCCCCACCGCCCGAGGGACCTGGAGCGTCCCCCGCCACCGCCGACAAGTTCCAGTTCGAGCTGAcgctggaggaggagggtgagtCGGACACGGAGCTGGAAGCGGCCGACAGCCCCTTGGATGATGACAACAGCGGCTCCAAGACACCAGCCACAGACGACTCAGAGTTGGCCGACACCGAGCATCTGTCACCCGGCCCTGGGGACCAAGATTCACCTGTCACCCACCCCAGGGACGTGGACAACCGGCGGGCGCTGGAGGGGACGCTGCCGAAGGATGGCGGTGGCGGCGGGTGCTCGGTGCTGGGGCCCGAGGGCAGCCAGGGCCTGTGCTTGGACACAGAGGGCAACGTCACATTCCTGCCCCTGAGCACGTAG